The Christiangramia flava JLT2011 genome has a segment encoding these proteins:
- a CDS encoding DUF3575 domain-containing protein yields MRKIFILALMLVGMNSFAQEQATQNSGDLPQTQDQFSLNFLAPSVEYELAIGQRSSLDFLAGLYFGYEKWMDEDAEFGIYPFFQTQYRYYYNFDKRLEKGKNIQNNSGNYISGVVLLDPGKPIIGDLEQSGGFSGVVGPAWGLQRVYGRHFKLNLNLGLGYGFDQDDSYLAGILGFQLGFKLGKQ; encoded by the coding sequence ATGAGAAAAATTTTTATTCTGGCTCTCATGCTGGTAGGCATGAACAGTTTTGCCCAGGAGCAGGCAACTCAAAATTCCGGAGACCTTCCGCAAACCCAAGATCAGTTTTCCTTAAATTTTCTGGCACCTTCTGTGGAGTATGAATTGGCAATAGGGCAGCGTTCCAGTCTGGATTTTCTGGCCGGTCTTTATTTTGGATATGAAAAATGGATGGATGAAGATGCAGAGTTCGGGATATATCCTTTTTTTCAAACACAGTATCGCTATTACTACAATTTTGACAAGCGACTGGAAAAAGGGAAAAATATCCAAAACAATAGTGGGAATTATATTTCCGGAGTGGTGCTGCTGGATCCGGGAAAACCAATTATTGGAGATCTGGAACAATCTGGAGGTTTTTCCGGAGTTGTGGGGCCAGCCTGGGGACTACAACGGGTTTACGGCCGACATTTTAAGCTGAACCTGAATTTAGGTTTGGGTTACGGCTTTGACCAGGATGATTCTTACCTGGCGGGAATTTTAGGTTTCCAGCTAGGTTTTAAATTAGGTAAACAATAA
- the carA gene encoding glutamine-hydrolyzing carbamoyl-phosphate synthase small subunit codes for MKYQPRKKALILLEDGTIFYGKAVGDKDGSAVGEVCFNTGMTGYQEIFTDPSYYGQLMVTTNAHIGNYGTNEDENESDRAKISGLICKNFSYTQSRPAADQTLLEFLDDSNLFAISDVDTRALVTYIRENGAMNAIISTDVENIEGLKAKLKEVPNMKGLELASKVSVKEPYFYGDENATYKIAALDVGIKRNILRNLAKRDAYIKVFPYDASYEDMKAWNPDGYFLSNGPGDPEPLESAINATKDIIENNHPLFGICLGHQIIAIANGIQTYKMHHGHRGINHPVKNLVSGKGEITSQNHGFSVDKEQTENHPDVEVTHVCLNDGTVGGLAMKSKNVFSVQYHPEASPGPHDASYLFDEFIERIASARS; via the coding sequence ATGAAATATCAGCCACGCAAAAAAGCACTTATTTTACTGGAGGATGGAACTATTTTCTACGGAAAAGCGGTAGGAGATAAAGATGGTTCGGCAGTAGGAGAGGTTTGTTTCAACACCGGGATGACCGGCTATCAGGAAATTTTTACTGATCCTTCGTACTACGGCCAATTAATGGTTACCACCAATGCCCATATCGGGAATTACGGAACCAATGAAGACGAGAATGAATCAGATAGAGCGAAGATTTCCGGGCTAATTTGTAAAAATTTCAGCTACACGCAATCGCGACCAGCGGCCGATCAAACGCTGCTGGAGTTCCTGGATGATAGTAACCTATTTGCTATTTCAGATGTGGATACCCGGGCTTTGGTGACCTATATCCGTGAAAATGGGGCCATGAATGCTATTATTTCAACTGATGTGGAGAATATCGAAGGCCTGAAAGCGAAACTGAAAGAAGTGCCGAATATGAAAGGTCTGGAACTCGCTTCTAAAGTATCTGTGAAAGAACCTTATTTTTACGGTGATGAAAATGCTACCTATAAGATCGCTGCGCTGGATGTAGGGATTAAAAGGAACATCCTTCGGAATTTGGCAAAAAGGGACGCTTACATCAAGGTTTTTCCTTATGATGCAAGTTATGAAGATATGAAAGCCTGGAATCCGGATGGGTATTTTCTTTCAAACGGTCCTGGTGATCCGGAGCCTTTAGAAAGTGCTATTAATGCTACAAAAGATATTATTGAAAATAACCATCCCTTATTCGGAATTTGCCTGGGTCATCAAATCATAGCAATCGCTAATGGTATCCAGACTTATAAAATGCATCATGGCCACCGTGGGATCAACCACCCGGTTAAAAACCTGGTGAGCGGAAAAGGAGAGATCACTTCTCAAAACCATGGGTTTTCAGTAGATAAAGAGCAAACCGAGAATCATCCTGATGTGGAGGTAACCCATGTTTGTTTGAACGACGGTACTGTGGGCGGACTTGCCATGAAGTCTAAAAACGTATTTTCAGTACAATACCATCCCGAAGCTAGTCCGGGACCACACGATGCGAGTTATTTATTTGATGAATTTATTGAAAGAATAGCATCAGCAAGATCTTAA
- the rplQ gene encoding 50S ribosomal protein L17: MRHGKKINHLGRKTAHRKAMLANMACSLIEHKRINTTLAKAKALKVFVEPMITKSKEDTTHNRRVVFSKLRSKDAVSELFREVAPKVGDRPGGYTRVIKLGSRLGDAAEMAMIELVDYNETYGVDKPKKKKSTRRAGKKTSEAPAQPKAEAPKKEEAKAEEKKDDKKEE; the protein is encoded by the coding sequence ATGAGACACGGAAAAAAGATAAACCATTTAGGTAGAAAAACAGCCCATCGTAAGGCAATGCTTGCGAATATGGCTTGTTCCCTGATCGAGCACAAACGCATCAACACCACTCTTGCCAAAGCAAAAGCTTTAAAAGTGTTTGTTGAACCAATGATCACCAAGTCTAAAGAAGATACTACGCACAATAGACGTGTAGTTTTTAGTAAACTTCGTAGTAAAGACGCGGTAAGTGAATTGTTCCGCGAGGTAGCTCCTAAAGTGGGAGACCGTCCGGGAGGATATACTCGAGTGATCAAGTTAGGTAGTCGTCTTGGGGATGCTGCTGAAATGGCCATGATCGAGTTGGTAGATTACAACGAAACTTACGGTGTGGATAAGCCGAAGAAAAAGAAATCTACCAGACGTGCAGGTAAGAAAACTTCTGAGGCTCCTGCTCAACCAAAGGCAGAAGCTCCTAAGAAGGAAGAAGCAAAAGCTGAAGAAAAGAAAGATGACAAAAAAGAAGAATAG
- a CDS encoding DNA-directed RNA polymerase subunit alpha, translating to MALLNFQKPDKVIMIDSTDFEGKFEFRPLEPGYGLTVGNALRRVLLSSLEGFAITSVRIEGVDHEFSTISGVVEDVTEIVLNLKQIRFKRQIDEIDNESVTISVSGEEQLTAGHFQKFISGFQILNPDQIICHMDKKVSLNMEITIEKGRGYVPAEENKKPNAPLGTIFTDSIYTPIKNVKYSIENYRVEQKTDYEKLVFEIISDGSIHPKDALTEAAKTLIHHFMLFSDERITLEADEIAQTETYDEESLHMRQLLKTKLVDLDLSVRALNCLKAAEVDTLGDLVSYNKNDLMKFRNFGKKSLTELEELVSNKGLNFGMDLSKYKLDKD from the coding sequence ATGGCATTATTAAATTTTCAAAAGCCCGATAAAGTTATAATGATTGATTCTACCGATTTCGAGGGGAAATTTGAATTTCGCCCTTTGGAACCGGGTTACGGATTAACCGTTGGTAACGCTTTAAGACGAGTGCTTTTATCTTCTTTGGAAGGTTTCGCGATCACTTCAGTACGTATTGAAGGTGTAGATCACGAATTCTCTACCATTTCCGGAGTTGTGGAGGATGTTACTGAAATAGTATTGAATCTGAAGCAAATCCGTTTCAAAAGACAGATAGACGAGATCGATAACGAATCGGTAACCATTTCAGTTTCCGGAGAAGAGCAGTTAACTGCCGGTCACTTCCAGAAATTTATCTCAGGTTTCCAAATTCTGAATCCAGATCAGATCATCTGTCACATGGATAAGAAAGTGAGCCTGAACATGGAGATCACTATTGAGAAAGGTAGAGGTTATGTTCCTGCTGAAGAGAACAAAAAGCCTAACGCACCTCTTGGAACCATTTTTACCGATTCGATCTATACTCCGATTAAAAACGTGAAGTATAGCATTGAGAACTATCGTGTAGAGCAAAAGACCGATTATGAGAAACTGGTTTTCGAAATCATTTCTGATGGGTCTATTCATCCAAAAGATGCGTTAACTGAAGCAGCCAAGACACTCATTCACCACTTTATGTTGTTCTCTGATGAGAGAATTACACTGGAGGCTGATGAAATTGCCCAAACCGAGACTTATGATGAAGAATCTCTTCACATGAGACAGCTCCTGAAAACCAAACTGGTTGACCTGGATCTTTCGGTTAGAGCACTGAACTGCCTGAAAGCGGCTGAGGTTGATACCCTTGGAGACCTTGTATCTTACAACAAGAACGATCTGATGAAATTCAGAAACTTCGGAAAAAAATCTCTTACTGAATTGGAAGAGCTGGTAAGCAACAAAGGTTTGAACTTCGGTATGGATCTTTCAAAATATAAATTAGATAAAGACTAG
- the rpsD gene encoding 30S ribosomal protein S4, which produces MARYTGPKTKIARKFGEPIFGDDKSFEKRNYPPGQHGNNRRRGKKSEYAIQLMEKQKAKYTYGILERQFRNMFEKATRSQGITGEVLLQLCESRLDNVVYRMGVAPSRRAARQLVGHRHITVNGEIVNIPSYHLKAGDVVGVREKSKSLGVVQESLSNNSAVYEWLSWNSEKKEGTFVSVPGRVQIPENINEQFIVELYSK; this is translated from the coding sequence ATGGCAAGATATACAGGTCCAAAAACTAAAATAGCCCGTAAATTCGGAGAGCCTATTTTTGGTGACGACAAATCTTTTGAAAAAAGAAATTACCCTCCGGGACAGCACGGTAACAACCGTCGTCGTGGAAAAAAATCGGAATACGCAATCCAGTTGATGGAGAAGCAGAAGGCGAAGTATACGTATGGTATCCTGGAGCGTCAATTCCGTAATATGTTCGAGAAAGCTACCCGTTCTCAGGGAATTACCGGTGAGGTATTATTACAGCTTTGCGAGAGCCGTTTGGATAACGTGGTTTACCGTATGGGTGTAGCGCCTTCTAGAAGAGCAGCCCGCCAGTTGGTAGGTCACCGTCACATCACAGTAAACGGGGAGATCGTGAACATTCCATCTTATCACCTAAAGGCAGGAGATGTTGTTGGAGTTCGTGAGAAATCTAAATCTTTAGGTGTTGTTCAGGAATCACTGTCTAACAATAGCGCAGTGTATGAATGGTTATCTTGGAATTCAGAGAAAAAAGAAGGAACATTTGTTTCCGTTCCAGGAAGAGTTCAGATTCCTGAAAATATCAATGAACAATTCATCGTCGAATTATATTCGAAATAA
- the rpsK gene encoding 30S ribosomal protein S11 — protein sequence MAKKTNQKAGKTQKKRKVIVESNGEAHVTASFNNIIISLTNKKGDVVAWSSAGKMGFRGSKKNTPYAAQLAAEDASKVAHEAGLRKVKVYVKGPGNGRESAIRSIHNSGIEVTEIIDITPLPHNGCRPPKRRRV from the coding sequence ATGGCAAAGAAGACAAATCAAAAAGCCGGAAAAACCCAGAAGAAACGTAAAGTTATCGTGGAGTCTAATGGAGAAGCTCACGTAACGGCGTCTTTCAACAACATCATCATCTCTCTTACCAATAAAAAAGGAGATGTGGTAGCTTGGTCATCTGCTGGTAAGATGGGCTTTAGAGGATCTAAAAAGAATACTCCTTACGCTGCGCAGCTTGCCGCTGAAGATGCTTCAAAAGTAGCTCACGAAGCTGGTTTGCGTAAAGTAAAGGTGTACGTAAAAGGTCCTGGAAATGGTAGAGAATCTGCAATCCGTTCTATCCACAATAGCGGAATAGAGGTTACAGAGATTATCGATATCACTCCACTTCCACACAACGGTTGTCGTCCACCTAAGAGACGTAGAGTATAA
- the rpsM gene encoding 30S ribosomal protein S13, with translation MARIAGVDIPKQKRGVIALTYIFGIGKSRAQEILAAAKVDESKKVSDWDDDEIGRIREAVGQYTIEGELRTEVQMSIKRLMDIGCYRGIRHRVGLPLRGQRTKNNSRTRKGRRKTVANKKKATK, from the coding sequence ATGGCAAGAATAGCAGGGGTTGATATACCTAAACAAAAGCGAGGAGTTATAGCATTGACCTATATCTTCGGTATTGGTAAAAGCAGAGCTCAGGAGATCCTGGCTGCAGCCAAAGTAGACGAAAGCAAAAAAGTTTCAGACTGGGACGATGACGAGATTGGTCGCATTCGTGAAGCAGTTGGTCAATACACCATCGAAGGGGAATTGCGTACTGAAGTTCAGATGAGCATCAAACGTCTAATGGATATTGGATGTTACAGAGGTATTCGTCACAGAGTGGGACTTCCACTAAGAGGACAGCGTACCAAGAACAACTCTAGAACTCGTAAAGGAAGAAGAAAAACAGTTGCTAACAAGAAAAAAGCAACTAAATAG
- the ykgO gene encoding type B 50S ribosomal protein L36 codes for MKVRASIKKRSADCKIVRRKGRLYVINKKNPKFKQRQG; via the coding sequence ATGAAAGTTAGAGCATCAATAAAAAAGAGAAGTGCCGACTGCAAGATTGTTCGCAGAAAAGGGCGCCTTTACGTAATTAACAAAAAGAATCCCAAGTTTAAACAAAGACAAGGCTAA
- the infA gene encoding translation initiation factor IF-1, giving the protein MAKQPPIEQDGTIIEALSNAMFRVELENGHVVTAHISGKMRMHYIKLLPGDKVKLEMSPYDLSKARITYRY; this is encoded by the coding sequence ATGGCAAAACAACCACCAATTGAACAGGACGGAACAATCATTGAAGCATTGTCAAATGCGATGTTCCGAGTAGAATTGGAGAACGGCCACGTTGTAACGGCCCATATCTCTGGTAAGATGAGAATGCATTACATCAAATTGTTGCCAGGAGATAAGGTCAAACTGGAAATGAGTCCTTACGATTTATCCAAGGCTCGAATAACTTACAGATACTAA
- the secY gene encoding preprotein translocase subunit SecY: MKFINTIKNIWKIEELKNRILVTLGLLLVYRFGAQVVLPGIDAAQLSNLATQTENGLLGLLNAFTGGAFSNASVFALGIMPYISASIVVQLMGIAIPYLQKLQKEGESGRKKINQITRWLTIAITLVQGPGYIYNLFATLPSEAFLLGNNLTFVVSSVIILTTGTIFAMWLGEKITDKGIGNGISLLIMVGIIARMPLAFVQEFASRVFESNGGLIMILIELVIWFAVIMACVLLVMAVRQIPVQYARRTASGGYEKNVFGSRQYIPLKLNASGVMPIIFAQAIMFIPVAIAGLSDSEAAQGVTAAFRNIFGFWYNLVFALLIIIFTYFYTAITVPTNKMADDLKRSGGFIPGIRPGTETSEYLDRIMSQITLPGSIFLALIAVFPAIVYSLLGVQQGWALFFGGTSLLILVGVAIDTMQQVNSYLLNRHYDGLMKTGKNRKAVA, from the coding sequence ATGAAATTCATCAATACGATTAAAAATATTTGGAAAATCGAGGAGCTAAAAAACCGAATTTTAGTAACCCTCGGTTTGCTTTTAGTGTATCGATTCGGTGCACAGGTGGTACTTCCGGGTATCGATGCAGCTCAATTATCAAATCTTGCAACCCAGACTGAAAACGGGTTGCTTGGTTTGCTGAATGCATTTACCGGTGGTGCTTTCTCTAACGCATCGGTTTTCGCATTGGGAATCATGCCGTATATCTCGGCTTCCATTGTGGTGCAGTTGATGGGAATCGCGATTCCTTATCTTCAGAAGCTACAGAAAGAAGGAGAGAGCGGTCGTAAGAAAATCAACCAGATTACAAGGTGGTTAACCATTGCCATTACGCTTGTACAGGGTCCTGGTTATATCTATAATCTGTTTGCAACCCTGCCGTCTGAAGCGTTTTTGCTTGGAAATAACTTAACATTTGTAGTTTCTTCAGTAATCATCCTTACCACCGGTACCATCTTCGCGATGTGGCTGGGTGAGAAGATTACTGATAAGGGTATCGGTAACGGGATCTCCCTGCTTATTATGGTAGGAATCATTGCCAGAATGCCTTTGGCTTTCGTTCAGGAGTTCGCCTCACGAGTTTTTGAATCGAACGGTGGTTTGATTATGATCCTTATCGAATTGGTGATCTGGTTCGCAGTGATCATGGCCTGTGTGTTACTGGTTATGGCTGTAAGACAAATACCGGTTCAGTATGCGAGAAGAACCGCTTCTGGCGGGTATGAAAAGAATGTATTCGGTTCAAGACAATATATACCTCTTAAGCTGAATGCATCTGGAGTGATGCCAATCATCTTTGCGCAGGCAATTATGTTCATTCCTGTAGCGATCGCCGGATTGTCTGATTCGGAAGCTGCTCAGGGTGTGACCGCGGCATTTAGAAATATATTCGGATTTTGGTATAATCTGGTTTTCGCTTTGTTGATTATTATTTTCACCTATTTCTACACAGCGATCACCGTTCCAACGAATAAAATGGCTGACGATCTTAAACGCAGTGGAGGGTTTATCCCGGGTATTCGCCCAGGAACCGAAACTTCCGAGTATCTGGATCGTATCATGTCTCAAATAACGCTTCCAGGATCTATCTTCCTGGCGCTAATTGCAGTGTTTCCTGCAATCGTATATTCACTGTTGGGTGTGCAGCAGGGATGGGCGTTGTTCTTTGGAGGTACCTCGCTTCTGATTTTAGTGGGAGTTGCAATAGATACTATGCAGCAGGTAAATTCTTACCTATTGAATAGACACTATGACGGATTAATGAAAACAGGTAAAAACAGAAAAGCAGTAGCTTAA
- the rplO gene encoding 50S ribosomal protein L15, protein MDLSNLKPAEGSVKKDGKRVGRGEGSGKGGTATRGHKGAKSRSGYSKKIGFEGGQMPLQRRVPKFGFNNRNRKEYQGINLDTLQTLVDNGRIKDTVDMDVLVENGLAGRNELVKILGRGELKAKLKVSVHKFTASAKEAIEAAGGEVVTL, encoded by the coding sequence ATGGATTTAAGTAACTTAAAACCTGCAGAAGGTTCAGTAAAAAAGGATGGCAAGCGTGTAGGCCGCGGAGAAGGCTCGGGTAAAGGTGGAACCGCTACCCGTGGTCATAAAGGGGCTAAATCACGTTCAGGTTATTCTAAGAAGATCGGTTTCGAAGGTGGGCAAATGCCTTTGCAGAGACGTGTTCCTAAGTTCGGTTTCAACAACAGAAATCGTAAAGAGTACCAGGGAATCAACCTGGATACACTACAAACATTAGTTGATAACGGTAGAATTAAAGATACTGTTGATATGGATGTTCTTGTAGAGAACGGTCTGGCTGGAAGAAACGAACTAGTTAAGATATTAGGTAGAGGTGAATTAAAGGCAAAGTTGAAAGTATCTGTTCATAAATTTACGGCCTCAGCGAAAGAAGCTATTGAAGCTGCCGGAGGTGAAGTTGTTACTTTATAA
- the rpmD gene encoding 50S ribosomal protein L30 translates to MGKIKVTKTRSAINRTKNQKRILEALGLKKIGQTVEHDDTPNILGMVNKVKHLVSVEETK, encoded by the coding sequence ATGGGAAAGATTAAAGTTACAAAAACAAGAAGCGCCATCAACCGTACAAAGAATCAGAAGCGAATTCTTGAGGCTCTTGGTCTTAAGAAGATCGGTCAAACGGTTGAGCACGACGATACGCCAAACATCCTTGGTATGGTAAATAAAGTTAAACACTTAGTTTCTGTAGAAGAAACAAAATAA
- the rpsE gene encoding 30S ribosomal protein S5, which translates to MYQDYKNVEHVKPGGLELKDRLVGVQRVTKVTKGGRAFGFSAIVVVGDENGVVGQGLGKSKEVADAISKAVEDAKKNLVRIPLHKGTLPHEQKGKYGGARVLLMPAATGTGIIAGGAIRAVLESVGVHDVLSKNQGSSNPHNVVKATFDALLQLRSAETVAKQRGISLEKVFKG; encoded by the coding sequence ATGTATCAAGATTATAAAAACGTAGAGCATGTAAAACCAGGAGGTCTTGAATTGAAAGACCGTTTGGTTGGAGTACAACGTGTTACGAAGGTTACTAAAGGTGGTAGAGCATTCGGTTTTTCTGCTATTGTAGTAGTAGGAGATGAAAATGGTGTTGTTGGCCAGGGACTTGGAAAGTCTAAAGAGGTTGCTGATGCTATTTCCAAAGCCGTGGAAGATGCCAAGAAAAACCTTGTTAGAATTCCTCTTCACAAAGGAACTTTGCCTCACGAGCAAAAAGGTAAATACGGTGGAGCCAGAGTGTTATTGATGCCGGCTGCTACTGGTACCGGGATCATTGCCGGTGGAGCTATTCGTGCGGTATTGGAATCAGTAGGAGTACATGATGTACTTTCTAAGAACCAGGGTTCTTCTAACCCTCACAACGTTGTTAAAGCTACTTTTGATGCCTTATTACAATTGAGAAGTGCTGAAACTGTTGCAAAACAGCGAGGTATTTCTTTAGAAAAGGTATTTAAAGGATAA
- the rplR gene encoding 50S ribosomal protein L18, whose translation MAVSKQDRRNKIRRRIRKDIVGTESRPRLSVFRSNKEIYAQIIDDVEGKTLASASSRDKDIAAAASSKQEQAALVGKAIAEKAKKAGIDTISFDRGGYLYHGRVKSLAEGAREGGLKF comes from the coding sequence ATGGCAGTTTCAAAACAAGATAGAAGAAATAAAATCAGAAGACGTATCCGTAAGGATATCGTTGGTACTGAGAGCCGTCCAAGATTATCTGTTTTCCGAAGCAATAAAGAGATTTATGCACAGATCATCGACGACGTAGAAGGAAAGACCCTAGCGTCAGCTTCTTCTAGAGATAAAGACATCGCTGCTGCAGCTTCTAGCAAGCAAGAGCAGGCGGCATTGGTTGGTAAGGCCATTGCTGAAAAAGCGAAGAAAGCCGGAATCGATACGATCTCTTTTGACAGAGGTGGGTATCTATATCACGGAAGAGTTAAATCATTAGCAGAAGGTGCTCGCGAAGGAGGACTAAAATTCTAA
- the rplF gene encoding 50S ribosomal protein L6, whose amino-acid sequence MSRIGKSPITIPEGVTVDYKDGVVTVKGKLGELQQTITDIDVTIEDNTISFERSSDKSDQKAKHGLYRALVNNMIEGVTNGFTKELELVGVGYRASNQGNKLDLAVGYSHNIVIDLAPEVKVETVTEKGKNPVVKLTSHDKQLVGQVAAKIRSFRKPEPYKGKGIKFVGEQLRRKAGKSA is encoded by the coding sequence ATGTCAAGAATAGGTAAAAGCCCAATTACAATTCCAGAAGGTGTAACGGTAGATTACAAAGACGGTGTTGTAACGGTAAAAGGAAAATTAGGAGAACTTCAGCAAACAATTACAGATATCGATGTAACCATTGAGGATAACACGATTTCTTTTGAGCGTTCTTCAGATAAAAGTGATCAGAAAGCAAAACACGGTCTTTACCGTGCTTTGGTGAACAATATGATTGAAGGTGTAACAAACGGCTTCACAAAAGAGCTGGAACTGGTTGGTGTTGGTTATCGTGCCAGCAACCAGGGAAACAAGCTTGACCTTGCCGTTGGTTATTCTCACAATATTGTAATAGATTTGGCTCCTGAAGTTAAAGTGGAGACTGTGACTGAGAAAGGTAAGAATCCTGTTGTGAAACTTACTTCTCATGACAAACAACTTGTAGGACAGGTTGCTGCTAAGATCCGTTCTTTCAGAAAGCCTGAGCCTTACAAAGGAAAAGGTATCAAGTTTGTTGGTGAACAACTAAGAAGAAAAGCAGGTAAATCAGCTTAA
- the rpsH gene encoding 30S ribosomal protein S8 — MNTDPIADYLTRIRNANAANHRVVEIPASNVKKEITKILFDQGYILSYKFDDDTAQGTIKIALKYDKLTKEPVIKKIQRISKPGLRKYAGANDIPRILNGLGVAIVSTSHGVMTGKQAKAENVGGEVLCYVY; from the coding sequence ATGAATACAGATCCTATTGCAGATTATCTAACAAGAATCAGGAACGCAAACGCGGCAAATCACCGTGTGGTGGAGATTCCTGCTTCCAATGTTAAGAAAGAGATCACCAAAATTTTATTCGATCAAGGATACATTCTTAGTTACAAGTTTGATGACGATACCGCTCAGGGAACCATCAAAATCGCTCTGAAGTATGATAAACTCACCAAAGAGCCGGTAATTAAGAAAATTCAAAGAATAAGTAAACCTGGTCTACGTAAGTATGCCGGCGCTAACGACATCCCAAGGATCCTGAACGGTCTTGGTGTGGCAATCGTTTCTACTTCTCATGGTGTAATGACCGGAAAGCAGGCGAAGGCTGAAAACGTTGGTGGAGAGGTATTGTGCTACGTATACTAA
- the rpsN gene encoding 30S ribosomal protein S14, translated as MAKESMKAREVKRQKLVKKYAKKREELKEAGDWEALQKLPKNSSPVRLHNRCKLTGRPKGYMRQFGVSRVMFREMANKGLIPGVKKASW; from the coding sequence ATGGCTAAAGAATCAATGAAAGCCCGTGAGGTGAAGAGACAAAAACTGGTAAAAAAGTACGCTAAGAAACGTGAAGAGCTGAAAGAAGCTGGAGACTGGGAGGCGTTGCAGAAATTACCTAAAAACTCTTCTCCTGTTCGTTTGCACAACCGTTGTAAACTTACCGGAAGACCAAAGGGATACATGAGACAATTTGGAGTTTCCCGTGTAATGTTCAGGGAAATGGCTAATAAGGGATTAATTCCAGGGGTTAAGAAAGCTAGCTGGTAA
- the rplE gene encoding 50S ribosomal protein L5, with translation MAYLPRLKQEYNERVKNALSEEFSYANVMEIPKLEKIVISRGVGGAVADKKLIDHAVDELSAISGQKAVATISKKDVASFKLRKGMPIGAKVTLRGYRMYEFLDRLITTALPRVRDFNGIKSNGFDGRGNYNLGVTEQIIFPEIDIDAVNRIAGMDITFVTSANTDKEAKALLTELGLPFKKN, from the coding sequence ATGGCATACTTACCAAGACTTAAACAGGAATACAACGAGCGTGTGAAGAATGCGCTTAGTGAGGAATTCAGCTACGCGAACGTAATGGAAATTCCAAAACTGGAGAAAATCGTCATCAGCCGTGGTGTTGGTGGTGCTGTAGCCGATAAGAAGCTTATCGATCATGCAGTTGATGAACTATCAGCTATCAGTGGTCAAAAAGCTGTTGCTACAATTTCCAAGAAAGACGTTGCGTCATTTAAGCTTCGTAAAGGAATGCCGATTGGTGCTAAAGTTACTTTACGTGGATATAGAATGTACGAATTCTTAGATAGATTGATTACTACCGCTTTACCGCGAGTAAGAGACTTTAACGGTATCAAATCTAATGGGTTTGATGGAAGAGGTAATTATAACCTTGGGGTAACCGAGCAGATTATCTTCCCTGAGATCGATATTGATGCAGTGAACCGAATTGCCGGTATGGATATCACTTTTGTGACTTCTGCCAATACCGATAAGGAAGCGAAAGCATTGTTAACCGAATTAGGATTACCTTTTAAAAAGAATTAA
- the rplX gene encoding 50S ribosomal protein L24 produces the protein MTKLKIKSGDTVRVIAGDHKGQEGKVQKVLRDKNKAIVEGVNMISKHEKPSAQNPQGGIKEKEAPIHISNLALIDNNGNTTRVGFKEEDGKKVRFSKKSNEVI, from the coding sequence ATGACAAAGCTTAAAATCAAATCAGGAGATACTGTTCGTGTAATTGCCGGAGACCATAAAGGTCAGGAAGGTAAAGTACAGAAAGTACTTCGTGATAAAAATAAAGCCATCGTGGAAGGGGTTAACATGATCTCTAAACATGAAAAGCCGAGTGCTCAAAATCCACAAGGTGGTATTAAAGAGAAGGAAGCTCCTATCCATATTTCCAACCTAGCGCTTATCGATAATAACGGTAACACGACCAGAGTTGGTTTCAAAGAAGAGGATGGGAAGAAAGTGAGATTTTCTAAAAAATCTAATGAAGTAATTTAG